The Paenibacillus sp. 481 DNA window AAGAGCTTTGAACATCAAACCATACGTCGTCATGTCATTCTTACGGGACCACGTCGTGTTGGTAAATCGACCATTATGTATCAAACGATTAACGATTTGCTAACCTCAAATGTTCCCTCCAAAAACATATTGTACGTTTCGTTCGACCATCCTTTATTAAAAATGTCCGAAATAGACAGGATCATTAAAGTATATACGCATAATGTAGCACTGGGCGAGAACATTTATTTATTTTTAGATGAAATTCAATATGCTCATGAGTGGAGCGGGTGGCTTAAAACCATTTATGACAATAATCCCTCATTTCGAGTGATGGCTACGGGATCAGCTAGCCCTGTATTGAATGATAAAATGCCTGAAAGTGGAGTGGGTAGATGGGTGCAAATTCAAATACCGACCCTGTCTTTTTATGAGTATTTAGAACTCCGCCGCATTGACACACCTGTATTAAATGAAAATATTAAACCAACATCACTTAGTGCAATGAGTGTGCCGGAGCTGCATGATTTTATGGGGAAACTCCAGCCCTTGGAGAAGCATTTCCATCGCTATTTGTTAATTGGAGGATTCCCTGAAATAGCCCAGTCAGATGATGTGTCATATGGACAAAGAATTATTAGAGAAGATGTAGTGGATAAAGTTCTAAAGAGAGACATGGTTTCCCTTTTTAAAGTGAGGCATATTGATGAGCTAGAGAGGATATTTTTATATTTATGTATGACAACAGGAAACATCATAGAAGCTACAACGATTTCAAATCACATGGATATTACACGTCCCACCGCATTGAAATATTTGGAGTTTTTGGAGTTAGCTAATTTGATATATACGAGCTATCCTGTCGATATGTCTGGAAAAAAGGTGTTGAAAGCAAAGCCCAAAGTATATTTGGCGGATGCAGCAATTCGAAATGCAGTATTACTTCAAGGGGAAGAAGTTCTGCAAGATGCTGATCAAATGGGAATGATCGTTGAGTCAGCCGTATACAAACATGTTCATACATTTTATTACAATTATAATCCTAAAGTAGGTTACTTCCGCGATTCTAGCTCACAGAAAGAAATTGATTTCGTGGTAATGATGCCAAATGCAAAAATATTAATAGAAATTAAATACCGTGAACATCCACGAATCAAGGAAAATGAGGCCATAGTTGAATGGTCAAAGCGAGAAGGAACAGCTGCATCGTTGCTCATCACTAAAAATGGTGACGATTATGGATTATTAGATCATGCACCCATTATGAGAATACCTGCGTTTGCGTTCCTGTATTTGTTGGGGCATGCGGAGAAGCACCGCTCCAAGCGAACTGTTTAACGCGATGTGATAAGAGGCAGTCTAGAGCCCTTGTGTTAATAAAAAATTTTTGGGACAATAATAAACAGACTGCCTAGACTCGGATGTTTGAGTAGAATAGGAACATATATTACGAATTTTACGTTTCGAAAAGAGGATAACGATGAATAATCAATCCATTTATGGATTAACACTAGAGCAATTGACGACATGGCTAGCGGAACATGGGCATAAGAAGTTTCGGGCCTTACAAGTATGGGATTTGCTTTATCGCAAGCGGGTAACCGAATTCTCAGATATGACCGATGTTCATAAAGACTGTCTCGCCGTTTTGGGAGAACATTTCGCGATTCAAACTTTAAGTGAGCACGTGAAGCAAGAATCCGCAGATGGAACGGTTAAATTTCTGTTCCGGTTGCAGGATGGGAACTTAATTGAAACCGTATTGATGCGTCATAAATACGGTTTGTCGGTCTGTGTGACGACGCAAGTCGGCTGCAACATCGGGTGCAGCTTCTGTGCGAGTGGATTAATTGCGAAGAGCCGCGACTTATCGAGCGGCGAAATTGTCGAGCAAGTGATGAAGGTACAGCATCACCTTGATCGTGTGGGACAAGGGGAGAAGGTAAGCAACCTTGTTGTCATGGGTATTGGTGAGCCGTTTGATAACTTCACCAACATGGTAGACTTTTTACGTGTCATTACGGATCATAAAGGACTCGCCATCGGTGCGAGACGAATTACTGTATCGACGAGTGGCCTTGCAGGTAAGATTGTGGAATTCGCGGATCTGAACTTACGGGTAAACCTTGCGATTTCGTTACATGCGCCTAACAATGAGCTACGTACGCAAATTATGAAAATTAACCGCGCCATTCCGATTGAGAAAGTAATGGACGCGATGGACTACTATTTCAAGACAACGAATCAAAAAGTGACGTTGGAGTATATTTTGCTCAAGGACGTTAACGATCAGCGGGAGCATGCGGCTCAATTGGCGGAGCTTATCAAGGACAGGCTGAATACGGTAAAGGTAAACTTAATTCCGTATAATCCGGTAGATGAGCATAGCCAATATCAAAGAACTTCACGTGATTCCGTGAAAGAGTTCTATGATGTGCTGAAAAAAGCTGGCGTCAATAGCAGCGTTCGTCTTGAACACGGCACAGACATTGATGCCGCGTGCGGTCAGCTGCGAAGCAAGCAAATGAAGAAGGCACAGGAAGCAGGTAGTGAGAAGGACAAGGCTCCTTCCTGTAGCTCTTAACAAGTAAGTAAGCGATATTCTCAAGATGTGTATATGGCACATCGAAGAGGCTGTTGCTTACTTATTTTTTTATGTTCAATTTACGAATAAAGAGGATGTTAAAGACATCGTCAGCGAGATTTACTATCGGCTGTGGCAAAAAAGTCCTTGAACTGTATGATAAGCAGTTCAAGGACTCATGCATCAAATTGCTATAGGCTTTGTTTCATCATCTCTGCCATGATCTCATAAGAATGCAAACGGGCTTGATGATTATGAACATGAGCCGTAATCATCAATTCGTCAGCCTGCGTTTCGTTCAGGAACGACTGAAGCTTGTCCTGCACAGTCGTCTTATCCCCTGTGATGGAGTAATGCAGCATTTTACGAACCATCGCTTTTTCCTGCTCGTTCCAGAGGCTGTCCATGCTGTCCACAGGAACCGGAGCCTGCAACTGTCCGGGAACTCCACGGATCAAGTTAAGGAACTGCTGCTCTTGGGAAGTAGCAAGCCAGCGAGCTTCCTCATCGGTGTCAGCCGCAATGGCGTTTACACCGACCATCACGTAAGGCTTGTCCAGCGCTTCCGAAGGGCGGAAACTATTGCGATACAGCTCTAGAGCTGGTAGCAAGTAGTCCGGTGCAAAGTGGCTCGCGAAGGCAAAAGGTAGCCCAAGCTGGCCTGCAAGCTGAGCGCTAAAGCCGCTGGACCCAAGCAGCCAAAGCGGGATGTTCAGCCCTTCGCCTGGAATAGCGCGCACGCCCGTCGTGCCGAACGCTGCTGGGTTCAAATAAGCACGCAGCTCACTTAACAGCTGCGGGAAATCTTGCCCCGTACTGTCCAGGCCTCGCCGCAGGGCACGGGCGGTAAGCTGGTCAGAACCAGGGGCCCGTCCAAGACCAAGATCAATCCGGCCTGGATACATTGATTCCAGTGTGCCGAACTGCTCCGCAATAACTAACGGCGCATGGTTAGGTAGCATAATGCCGCCAGACCCTACCCGAATCGTATTCGTTCCGGCGGCGACATAGCCGATAATTAAAGAGGTGGCTGAACTAGCTACACCTGGCATATTATGATGCTCAGCGAGCCAATATCTGTGGTAGCCCCACTGTTCAGCATGACGGGCAAGGTCAAGCGTATGGCTAAACGATTGAGCCGCCGTGCTGCCAGCAACGATCGGGGCAAGATCTAATATGGAAAAAGGAACATCATGAACTTGTTTCTGTTGCCTATGTGTCGTGCCGTCTTCAAACATATTCATGTCACCCTCTCTTGAAAATGGACATTCATTTCATGTAAACCATGTGTACAACATCTTCATCAAAAAGTGTAACATGTCGACTTAATTGCATCAAACTCAGTTTCAGTTACTCGGTAAGCGAGTGAGCGTGCCCACAGAATATACTAACGGTACACCAACGACACACCAAAGACGCACCCACGACACATCAAAAAGAAGAGCACTTCAACTCGGAAATCATAATCATAAACATGAATCCGAAGTTAAAGTGCCCTCCTTGTCCAATCAAGCGCAGCTCCCTGTTATTTCGTTACGTATTTTCTGAAGTCGCGCACACCGGGAACAATTTTAGCATTCCTTTTCAAAATATAATCATCCTTCGCTTTCCACGTATGACCCGCCCGATTTTTACGACGTATGGCAGCAAAATTGTACTTACTACCCGCGTAAAGCCGATATCCCTTGGCCCGACTATCCGTACAGAACTGCACATCTTCCCCGAGGCTAACATTAGAGAAGGGGACATTTCGCAGCACTTCCCTTTTCATAAATAAGGTGGCCCCTGCGACAACTCGTACAAATTTGTTCTCTGTTTTAGGAAAGCGAAGAACAAGCGTCCGCTTACCCTCAAGCCAGCAATAATAAGCGCGTTTTCCCACAATATCAGCCTTAGAATTCTCAATCGCACGCACCGAGCCCGCAACATATTTAGGGGCGTAATAATCGTCATCATCAAATTTGGCAACGTAGTCATACTTCGACTTACTGACGCCCAGATTCAGGCAGTGGCCTAACGAAGTTTTTTCAGGTAGTTGATAGATGGATACATTTTTATATTTTTTAGCCAACTGTTTATAGACGGCAATCTTCATATCATCTTTGTTTAAAATGATAATCAGCTCTTTTTTAGCCCACGTTTGTCGATTATAGTTGCGAAAAACATTGTGAATAAAGTGGGCTCGTCTAGTGCACGTAATAATCGAAACGCCCTTCGGTTGAGGTTGTTGCTTTTTAGCCATACAGGATGATACCTCCTTCGTGCTCCCTTTGTCCGACTATGAATATTTTCTATTTTCATAGAATCATCATTTAATATGCTATACATTTCTAGCAAAATCGAAACGGCACACGAACCGGATACATCGTGGAAAAGAGGATCATATAACTTTCGCAAGCCAGCAATATGTATGTAATCTACAAAAAAAAAGAGTTTAGCGGCCCCTAGCATGCCAAAAATGAGGACGATGAGACCGCCTTCTATTAAAACTATCTACTTACGTATCTCTTAAATCGACGCACCCCGTATACGATTTTCACATTTTTATGCAGTAGTCTTTGTTCTGTAATTTTCCATGTGTGGCCGCTTGCATTTTTTCGACGAATCGCAGTGAAATTATATTTCCCGCCTGAGTAAAGGGTATAGCCCTTGGCCCGACTATCACGACAGAACTGGTCATCCTCGCCAACACTTATGTTCGCGAAACGAACATGTTCAAATACTCTTTTACGGAACACGAGGGTGGCGCCAGGGAGAATACTCACATACTTATGATCGGCCCCTGGAGAGCGCAGGATGAGCAATTTCCTGCCGCCAAGCCAACAGTAGAAAGATTTCTTGCCAACTACATCTGCTTTCGACCGCCATAATGCGTCCATGGAATCAGCCAAATAGGAGGTAGAATAAAAATCGTCGTCATCAAACTTGGCAATGTAGTTATATTTGGTTTTGAACACACCGAAATTGAGGCAGGAGCCTAACGAAGTTTTTTCAGGCAGTTGATAGACGGATACATGTGCATATCTTTTGGCCATTTGTTTATACGTATGAACATTCATATCATCATTGTTCAAAATGATAATGAGCTCTTTATGCTTCCATGTTTGTTTGTCGTAGTTGTGAAACACATTTTTCATGTAGCGGGCACGATTGGTGCACGTAATAATGGAAACCCCACTTGGACTCCAATGTGAGCTGGTAGTCATATGTTGTATCCCTCCCTCGTAATGAATTTCATCGCCTTAGGCCTTTTCTCAATTTTTTGCAAAATGGAATCACTATATATGTATGAATTGTATATAAAATAAAAACGGCTTATGGATAGGGTACAACGTGGAAAATGAGAACTTGGAGGGAAGCGTATGAACAAGCACGCTAAAACAAAGGGTGACCAAGCGCAAAAAAAAGTGGCTTATCTTACGTTCGATGATGGACCGAAGCTCGTAACGAAACGCATCTTACGCACTTTGCAGCGTCATAAAGTAAAAGCGACGTTCTTTATGCTGGAGCCGCAAATCCGTCAATGGCCGGGAGTTGCGCAGCGTATTGTCCGCAATGGACATGCCGTTGGGCTGCACGGCGTTACACACCAAGTGAGCGTGTTTTACGCATCCAGCGACTCCGTGCTGAGCGAGTTCAACCAGACCCGCAGAACTTTGCGGGAGGTAACAGGCAAGGATACGGTGCTTGTTCGAGCGCCGTACGGAAGTGTTCCGTATATGAAGCCTGCTTATCTGAAAGCTGTAGAGCAGGCGGGGTACCGTCTGTGGGATTGGAATGTGGATAGCGATGATTGGAGGTATCCAAGTGCACAATTTGTCAGCTTGTTAAAAAAGCGGATTATTAAACAAAGTAAATCGGACTCCAAATTAATTATTCTTCTGCACGATAAACCGGCAACCGCCCGCTATCTCCCCCGAATTATTCGCTTTCTGCGGCATAAAGGCTACGTGTTTAGACGGCTGAACGCTACTCTGACCCCTGTTACACGGTAGGTAAATGTAGGGGAGAGTTTGACGTGAAACCAAAAGGTTTCATATAATGAAGGGGAGGGATGTGAAACCTAATCGTTTCATATCTGATGTGCAGTTGACCGCTACGAAATACTCGCAACGCGCTTCTTGTTATGCACTACTCGTTACGCGGGATATTTTAGCGACGACAGCACAACCTAAAACATCGCAACTTAGTAGGAGGCACTTGATGGAACAGAACACCCCAGAAACATTGCAGGAGATTCGCCAAACGATCGTACTGAACGCATCTATACAAAAGGTATGGGATGCGGTTGCGACATCAGAAGGAATCGCGGTGTGGTTTATGCCGAACGATTTTAAACCTATAGAAGGCTATGAATTTCATTTGAATGCAGGTCAGTTTGGAATGTCACCTTGCAAAGTAACCGAAATTGAACCGCCTAATCGACTTTCTTTTGATTGGGCACAAGATTGGAAGATTACGTTTCAACTCGTTGATCTCGGTGAAGGACAAACCGAGTTCACTCTCATCCATGCAGGCTGGGATGCGAATAAAGTGACAGAGTTCGGTCAGCCGCATACGGTCGTTCGTGAGCGTATGGGCCAAGGCTGGGTTGGCATCGTAAAGGCGCTGAGCGCTTACGTTGAGGCCTAAGATGGCCGCGTCTTCGGCTGCACCTAAACATGACGTATTTCAGGCAGTAGCAGACCCGACCCGCCGCAAGCTGTTACAGCTGCTGGCGGACGAGGAGATGTCGGTTACCGTTATAAGCGGCCATTTTCCGATAAGTCGGACGGCTGTTTCCAAGCATTTGCGCATCTTAGCGGATGCGGGACTCGTCAAAGACCGTAAGGTCGGTCGTGAAACTCGCTATCGGCTGGAGCCGGAGCCGCTGCTGGAGCTGAAACGTTGGCTCGCTTATTATGAGCGATACTGGGAAAATAAGCTGTCTATCCTCAAGCGCTTCGTGGAGTCCGATGAGTCGGATGGTAGAGATTTTTTTGCTCCGCTTGAGGTGGTTGAGCGAGTTGGCGCACAAGTGAATGATACGAGTGGCATGAGTGACATGAGTGACGCGAGAGACACGGGTGACGTAGATGACATGAGTGTCATGAGTAATCGTGGGCGTAATGGGACGGAAGATAACTAAGTTGTAAGTAAACAGAATCGAAAGTGTACAACAAGAGGCGCCTTTTTTGAGGACGCCTCTTGTTAAGTTATAGAGATAGAAACAAGCATATGTAAGGGATGTCCAAGTAGGCCCAGATGATCCGTGGCACTTATTGGAATATTAAATTGAATGTACGCAACGTGCGATACACTAAATGAAGGAATAAGGTCTAGTTGGAATAAGTAAAAGAATAAACCAGTGGTAGGAGAGGAATGCACGATAAGGAGTGAACAAGCGATCTGTAAAAGGAGGATGATGGGTGATGAGCAACACGGATAACATGACGCAACATAAAAGCTTGCGTGCCCTTATGGCGCAATTGATTGATTATGCAGGTCTGTTTCCACCTGCAAGCCTGTCACTTGATGAAGCGATTCGCAATTATGCTGCTTATTTAAAAAGCGAAGATAAGTGGATGTTGGGACGCTTTATTATTCCAGCGTCGCGGCTTGCGGAGCTTCATTCCTATGTATCGCTATTTTCCCGTAAT harbors:
- a CDS encoding LLM class flavin-dependent oxidoreductase; amino-acid sequence: MFEDGTTHRQQKQVHDVPFSILDLAPIVAGSTAAQSFSHTLDLARHAEQWGYHRYWLAEHHNMPGVASSATSLIIGYVAAGTNTIRVGSGGIMLPNHAPLVIAEQFGTLESMYPGRIDLGLGRAPGSDQLTARALRRGLDSTGQDFPQLLSELRAYLNPAAFGTTGVRAIPGEGLNIPLWLLGSSGFSAQLAGQLGLPFAFASHFAPDYLLPALELYRNSFRPSEALDKPYVMVGVNAIAADTDEEARWLATSQEQQFLNLIRGVPGQLQAPVPVDSMDSLWNEQEKAMVRKMLHYSITGDKTTVQDKLQSFLNETQADELMITAHVHNHQARLHSYEIMAEMMKQSL
- a CDS encoding ATP-binding protein, producing MKDLITDENVLQVLRGYNRWWDTGQINDDFAKPIKRFAYFDAKKSFEHQTIRRHVILTGPRRVGKSTIMYQTINDLLTSNVPSKNILYVSFDHPLLKMSEIDRIIKVYTHNVALGENIYLFLDEIQYAHEWSGWLKTIYDNNPSFRVMATGSASPVLNDKMPESGVGRWVQIQIPTLSFYEYLELRRIDTPVLNENIKPTSLSAMSVPELHDFMGKLQPLEKHFHRYLLIGGFPEIAQSDDVSYGQRIIREDVVDKVLKRDMVSLFKVRHIDELERIFLYLCMTTGNIIEATTISNHMDITRPTALKYLEFLELANLIYTSYPVDMSGKKVLKAKPKVYLADAAIRNAVLLQGEEVLQDADQMGMIVESAVYKHVHTFYYNYNPKVGYFRDSSSQKEIDFVVMMPNAKILIEIKYREHPRIKENEAIVEWSKREGTAASLLITKNGDDYGLLDHAPIMRIPAFAFLYLLGHAEKHRSKRTV
- a CDS encoding glycosyltransferase family 2 protein, with amino-acid sequence MAKKQQPQPKGVSIITCTRRAHFIHNVFRNYNRQTWAKKELIIILNKDDMKIAVYKQLAKKYKNVSIYQLPEKTSLGHCLNLGVSKSKYDYVAKFDDDDYYAPKYVAGSVRAIENSKADIVGKRAYYCWLEGKRTLVLRFPKTENKFVRVVAGATLFMKREVLRNVPFSNVSLGEDVQFCTDSRAKGYRLYAGSKYNFAAIRRKNRAGHTWKAKDDYILKRNAKIVPGVRDFRKYVTK
- the rlmN gene encoding 23S rRNA (adenine(2503)-C(2))-methyltransferase RlmN; amino-acid sequence: MNNQSIYGLTLEQLTTWLAEHGHKKFRALQVWDLLYRKRVTEFSDMTDVHKDCLAVLGEHFAIQTLSEHVKQESADGTVKFLFRLQDGNLIETVLMRHKYGLSVCVTTQVGCNIGCSFCASGLIAKSRDLSSGEIVEQVMKVQHHLDRVGQGEKVSNLVVMGIGEPFDNFTNMVDFLRVITDHKGLAIGARRITVSTSGLAGKIVEFADLNLRVNLAISLHAPNNELRTQIMKINRAIPIEKVMDAMDYYFKTTNQKVTLEYILLKDVNDQREHAAQLAELIKDRLNTVKVNLIPYNPVDEHSQYQRTSRDSVKEFYDVLKKAGVNSSVRLEHGTDIDAACGQLRSKQMKKAQEAGSEKDKAPSCSS
- a CDS encoding SRPBCC family protein; this translates as MEQNTPETLQEIRQTIVLNASIQKVWDAVATSEGIAVWFMPNDFKPIEGYEFHLNAGQFGMSPCKVTEIEPPNRLSFDWAQDWKITFQLVDLGEGQTEFTLIHAGWDANKVTEFGQPHTVVRERMGQGWVGIVKALSAYVEA
- a CDS encoding polysaccharide deacetylase family protein, yielding MNKHAKTKGDQAQKKVAYLTFDDGPKLVTKRILRTLQRHKVKATFFMLEPQIRQWPGVAQRIVRNGHAVGLHGVTHQVSVFYASSDSVLSEFNQTRRTLREVTGKDTVLVRAPYGSVPYMKPAYLKAVEQAGYRLWDWNVDSDDWRYPSAQFVSLLKKRIIKQSKSDSKLIILLHDKPATARYLPRIIRFLRHKGYVFRRLNATLTPVTR
- a CDS encoding glycosyltransferase; protein product: MTTSSHWSPSGVSIITCTNRARYMKNVFHNYDKQTWKHKELIIILNNDDMNVHTYKQMAKRYAHVSVYQLPEKTSLGSCLNFGVFKTKYNYIAKFDDDDFYSTSYLADSMDALWRSKADVVGKKSFYCWLGGRKLLILRSPGADHKYVSILPGATLVFRKRVFEHVRFANISVGEDDQFCRDSRAKGYTLYSGGKYNFTAIRRKNASGHTWKITEQRLLHKNVKIVYGVRRFKRYVSR